The following are from one region of the Rhizobacter sp. AJA081-3 genome:
- the acpP gene encoding acyl carrier protein: MSDIEARVKKIIAEQLGVPEADVSNEKAFVADLGADSLDTVELVMALEDEFGIEIPDEEAEKITTVQLAIDYAVKHQKAA; the protein is encoded by the coding sequence ATGAGCGACATCGAAGCACGAGTCAAGAAGATCATCGCCGAGCAGTTGGGTGTTCCCGAGGCCGATGTGTCCAACGAAAAAGCATTCGTGGCCGACCTCGGCGCCGATTCGCTCGACACGGTGGAACTGGTCATGGCACTCGAAGACGAGTTCGGCATCGAGATTCCCGATGAGGAAGCCGAGAAGATCACGACCGTGCAACTGGCGATCGACTACGCCGTGAAGCACCAGAAGGCCGCCTGA
- the fabF gene encoding beta-ketoacyl-ACP synthase II yields MSRRRVVVTGLGLISPVGNTVSDGWSNLIAGRSGIANITRFDASAFACRFAGEVKGFQIEDYIPAKEARHMDTFIHYGLAASIQAVRDAGLPTNDALGEDAAERIGCLVGSGIGGLPLIEETQAEYASRGPRRISPFFVPASIINMISGHVSIHFGFQGPNLAIVTACTTGLHCIGEAGRLIEYGDADVMVAGGAESTVSPLGIGGFAAARALSTRNDDPATASRPWDKDRDGFVLGEGAGVVVLEEYEHAKRRGAKIYAELSGYGMGADAYHMTAPNVDGPKRSMRAALRNAGLNADQVQYLNAHGTSTPLGDVNETNAIKLAFGDHAGKLVVNSTKSMTGHLLGGAGGIESVFTVLALHHQVSPPTINIFNQDPECDLDYCANEARQMKIEYAVKNNFGFGGTNGTLVFRRA; encoded by the coding sequence ATGAGCCGTCGCCGCGTCGTCGTCACCGGGCTCGGTCTGATCAGTCCCGTGGGCAACACGGTGTCCGACGGCTGGTCCAACCTGATCGCCGGGCGCTCCGGCATCGCAAACATCACGCGCTTCGATGCGTCGGCGTTCGCGTGCAGGTTCGCCGGTGAGGTGAAGGGCTTCCAGATCGAGGATTACATCCCCGCCAAGGAAGCGCGCCACATGGACACCTTCATCCACTACGGATTGGCGGCGTCGATTCAGGCGGTGCGCGATGCCGGCTTGCCGACCAACGATGCGTTGGGCGAAGACGCGGCCGAGCGCATCGGCTGCCTGGTCGGCTCGGGCATTGGCGGCCTGCCTCTGATCGAGGAAACGCAGGCCGAGTACGCGAGCCGCGGCCCCCGCCGCATCTCGCCGTTCTTCGTGCCGGCGTCGATCATCAACATGATCTCCGGCCACGTGTCGATCCACTTCGGCTTCCAGGGGCCGAACCTCGCCATCGTGACCGCCTGCACCACCGGGCTGCACTGCATCGGCGAGGCAGGCCGCCTGATCGAGTACGGCGATGCCGACGTGATGGTCGCCGGCGGCGCCGAGTCGACGGTGTCGCCGCTGGGCATCGGTGGCTTCGCGGCGGCGCGTGCGCTGTCCACGCGCAACGACGACCCCGCCACCGCGTCGCGCCCCTGGGACAAGGACCGCGATGGCTTCGTGCTCGGCGAGGGCGCGGGCGTGGTCGTGCTCGAGGAATACGAGCATGCCAAGCGGCGCGGCGCGAAGATCTACGCCGAGCTGAGCGGCTACGGCATGGGCGCCGACGCGTACCACATGACTGCGCCCAACGTGGATGGCCCGAAGCGTTCGATGCGTGCGGCGCTGCGCAATGCCGGCCTCAACGCCGACCAGGTGCAGTACCTGAACGCCCACGGCACCTCCACGCCGCTGGGCGACGTGAACGAGACCAACGCCATCAAGCTCGCCTTCGGCGACCACGCCGGGAAGCTGGTGGTGAATTCGACCAAGTCGATGACAGGGCACCTGCTCGGTGGAGCCGGCGGCATCGAGTCGGTCTTCACTGTGCTGGCGCTGCACCACCAGGTGTCACCGCCGACCATCAACATCTTCAACCAGGATCCCGAGTGCGACCTGGACTACTGCGCCAACGAGGCGCGGCAGATGAAGATCGAGTACGCCGTGAAGAACAACTTCGGATTCGGCGGCACCAACGGCACGCTGGTGTTCCGTCGCGCCTGA
- the rpoE gene encoding RNA polymerase sigma factor RpoE, with protein sequence MNPNDADAPLIERVKQGDVKAFEMLVVKYQRRIERLIGRMVRDVDLVPDIAQETFIRAYRAVGQFRGDSAFYTWLYRIAVNTAKKALVDLKRDPIVTESALASRDEDEETSRVENELTDGETPEAVLASKEIASAVNSAIEALSEDLRQAITLREIEGLSYEEIAELMNCPIGTVRSRIFRAREAIALRLRPLLDTREGERW encoded by the coding sequence ATGAATCCCAACGACGCCGACGCACCGCTGATCGAACGCGTCAAGCAAGGCGACGTCAAGGCCTTCGAGATGCTGGTCGTCAAGTACCAGCGGCGCATCGAAAGGCTGATCGGCCGCATGGTGCGCGACGTCGACCTGGTGCCCGACATCGCCCAGGAGACCTTCATCCGCGCCTACCGGGCGGTCGGGCAGTTCCGTGGCGACAGCGCCTTCTACACCTGGCTGTACCGGATCGCGGTGAACACCGCCAAGAAGGCGCTGGTCGACCTCAAGCGCGACCCGATCGTGACGGAATCCGCACTCGCCTCGCGTGATGAGGACGAGGAAACTTCGCGCGTCGAAAATGAACTAACCGACGGCGAAACCCCCGAGGCGGTGCTGGCGAGCAAAGAAATCGCGTCTGCAGTGAACTCCGCGATCGAAGCGCTGTCGGAAGACCTTCGCCAGGCGATCACGCTGCGCGAGATCGAAGGGCTGAGCTACGAAGAGATTGCCGAATTGATGAACTGCCCGATCGGGACGGTGCGTTCGCGCATCTTCCGGGCCCGCGAGGCGATCGCGTTGCGGCTGCGGCCGTTGCTCGACACGCGTGAAGGTGAACGGTGGTGA
- a CDS encoding sigma-E factor negative regulatory protein, whose translation MSSEQSVDSNGAEEFSALVDGELGPDGVVRACASWRSDARSRQTWHAYHLIGDVLRSDDLASRPARDVDFLNRLRERLADEPVVLAPSAVPAVSAVPGIAGRRALRHWRAGAAVAAGFVAVAGVLVVMRSPAPQTAPELARAPMASPVVPVAADAGVEQAAYVTDGRVMRDARLDRYLAAHQQFAGASALGVPSAFLRSATTDASKR comes from the coding sequence ATGTCCAGTGAACAGTCAGTCGATTCGAACGGCGCGGAAGAGTTTTCTGCGCTGGTCGATGGAGAACTCGGCCCCGATGGTGTGGTGCGCGCCTGCGCGAGCTGGCGCAGCGACGCCCGGTCGCGACAGACGTGGCACGCGTACCACCTGATCGGAGACGTGCTGCGATCCGACGATCTGGCTTCGCGCCCTGCTCGCGACGTGGATTTCCTGAATCGCCTGCGCGAGCGTCTTGCCGACGAGCCGGTGGTGCTGGCGCCGTCGGCTGTGCCGGCAGTTTCCGCCGTGCCGGGGATCGCTGGCCGCCGCGCATTGCGGCACTGGCGGGCGGGTGCCGCCGTCGCTGCCGGATTTGTCGCCGTGGCGGGCGTGCTGGTCGTGATGCGTTCGCCAGCGCCGCAGACGGCGCCGGAGTTGGCTCGCGCGCCCATGGCCTCGCCTGTGGTGCCGGTCGCAGCAGATGCCGGTGTCGAGCAGGCAGCTTATGTCACCGACGGGCGGGTCATGCGCGACGCGCGACTGGATCGCTACCTGGCGGCCCACCAGCAGTTCGCGGGCGCTTCGGCGCTGGGCGTGCCGTCGGCATTCCTGCGCAGTGCGACCACCGATGCCTCGAAGCGCTGA
- a CDS encoding MucB/RseB C-terminal domain-containing protein, whose protein sequence is MLIRPIFALTLLGAFCGFVSAAGGGTASTDAEAREVRVWLTRIHEAAGKQNFQGTFVVSGGGAVSSARIAHYCEGSNQYERIESLDGQARHVFRLNDVVHTVWPASRVALVEQAQSLTSFPALLQGGVDRLAEFYEVNPQGSERVAGREANVLMVQPRDANRFGYRLWSDKASGLLLRADVVNDRNEVLETSAFSEVTIGVKPQLDSVTVPMRKLDGYRVIRPALTATRLDAEGWAMRQLVPGFREVSCVKRPMESPTSNSQEASAEPVLQTIFSDGLTYVSLFIEPFNAQRHQRSMRTAVGATQTLMRRHGDWWVTVVGDVPPATLLMFANGLERKK, encoded by the coding sequence ATGCTCATCCGTCCGATCTTTGCGCTGACTCTGCTCGGCGCCTTCTGCGGCTTTGTGTCCGCGGCGGGTGGCGGAACCGCGTCCACCGATGCCGAAGCTCGCGAGGTGCGTGTCTGGCTGACGCGCATCCACGAGGCGGCGGGCAAGCAGAACTTCCAGGGAACGTTCGTGGTGAGCGGCGGCGGAGCGGTCTCCAGTGCCCGAATCGCCCACTACTGCGAAGGCAGCAACCAGTACGAGCGGATCGAGTCGCTCGACGGGCAGGCGCGCCACGTCTTCCGTCTCAACGATGTGGTCCACACGGTGTGGCCGGCCAGCCGCGTCGCTCTGGTCGAGCAGGCGCAGTCGCTGACGAGCTTTCCCGCGCTGCTGCAAGGAGGCGTCGACCGGCTGGCCGAGTTCTACGAGGTCAATCCGCAGGGCAGCGAGCGCGTGGCCGGGCGCGAGGCCAACGTGCTGATGGTGCAGCCGCGCGACGCGAACCGCTTTGGCTACCGGCTCTGGTCGGACAAGGCCTCGGGCCTGTTGCTGCGAGCCGACGTGGTCAACGACCGCAACGAGGTGCTCGAGACTTCGGCCTTTTCCGAGGTGACGATCGGTGTGAAGCCGCAGCTCGACAGCGTGACCGTGCCGATGCGCAAGCTCGACGGGTACCGTGTGATCCGGCCCGCGCTGACCGCCACGCGGCTGGACGCCGAAGGCTGGGCGATGCGGCAGTTGGTGCCCGGGTTCCGCGAAGTCAGCTGCGTCAAGCGGCCGATGGAGTCGCCCACCTCGAACAGCCAGGAGGCTTCGGCAGAGCCGGTGCTGCAGACGATCTTCTCCGACGGGCTGACCTACGTGTCGCTGTTCATCGAGCCATTCAATGCGCAGCGCCACCAGCGCTCCATGCGCACTGCCGTCGGCGCGACGCAGACCCTGATGCGCCGGCATGGCGATTGGTGGGTCACTGTCGTTGGCGACGTTCCGCCCGCGACCCTGCTGATGTTCGCCAACGGGCTTGAACGCAAGAAGTGA
- a CDS encoding DegQ family serine endoprotease, whose protein sequence is MYSLVPQAARRSLVAVLFGLVLAAAGGIVSQPARAQALPEFADLADRVGPAVVNIRTTERRSARSSGGPEIDEDMLEFFKRFGLPIPNQPSPRGQRPAPDGEPQQRGVGSGFILSADGYVMTNAHVVEGADEVFVTLTDKREMKARIIGADRRSDVALVKIDAAGLPTVRIGDVSRLRVGEWVIAIGSPFGLENTVTAGIVSAKSRDTGEFLPLIQTDVAINPGNSGGPLINMRGEVVGINSQIYSRSGGYMGISFAIPIDEASRVAEQLKTTGRVSRGRIGVSIDQVTKDVAESIGLGKPTGALVRSVEAGGPAEKAGIEAGDIITRFDGRVVEKSGDLPRIVGGVKPGSKSTVQVFRRGAYKDLGVMVAEIEPDKVKRTAEAETKPPATVSTMGIAVSDLNEAQKRELKLKNGVRVEVADGAAARAGLREGDVILSLDNTEITSAKQFEAVVSKLDKSRAVTALVRRGDTVNFLIIRPVR, encoded by the coding sequence ATGTACTCCCTCGTTCCGCAGGCCGCACGCCGCAGCCTCGTCGCCGTTCTGTTCGGCCTCGTCCTGGCCGCGGCAGGCGGCATCGTCAGTCAGCCGGCACGGGCCCAGGCGCTGCCGGAGTTCGCCGACCTCGCCGATCGTGTCGGCCCGGCGGTGGTCAACATCCGCACCACCGAGAGGCGCTCTGCGCGCAGCAGTGGCGGGCCGGAGATCGACGAGGACATGCTGGAATTCTTCAAGCGCTTCGGCCTGCCCATCCCCAACCAGCCCTCGCCGCGCGGTCAGCGCCCGGCGCCAGATGGCGAGCCGCAGCAGCGCGGCGTGGGATCCGGATTCATTTTGAGCGCCGACGGCTACGTGATGACCAACGCGCACGTGGTCGAGGGTGCCGACGAGGTCTTCGTCACGCTGACCGACAAGCGCGAGATGAAGGCCCGCATCATCGGTGCCGACCGTCGCTCTGACGTGGCGCTGGTGAAGATCGACGCGGCCGGGCTGCCGACCGTGCGCATCGGCGACGTCAGCCGCCTTCGCGTGGGCGAATGGGTGATCGCCATCGGCTCGCCTTTCGGACTGGAGAACACCGTGACCGCCGGCATCGTCAGCGCGAAGTCACGCGATACCGGCGAGTTCCTGCCGCTGATCCAGACCGACGTGGCCATCAACCCCGGCAATTCGGGCGGTCCGCTGATCAACATGCGCGGTGAGGTGGTGGGCATCAACTCGCAGATCTACAGCCGCTCTGGTGGCTACATGGGCATCTCGTTCGCGATCCCGATCGACGAGGCCAGCCGAGTGGCCGAACAGCTCAAGACGACCGGCCGCGTCAGCCGCGGCCGCATCGGCGTGAGTATCGATCAGGTCACCAAGGACGTGGCCGAATCCATCGGCCTGGGCAAGCCCACGGGTGCCTTGGTGCGAAGCGTCGAAGCCGGCGGCCCGGCCGAGAAGGCCGGCATCGAGGCGGGAGACATCATCACGCGCTTCGATGGCCGCGTGGTCGAGAAGTCGGGTGACCTGCCGCGCATCGTCGGCGGCGTGAAGCCAGGCAGCAAGTCGACCGTTCAGGTGTTCCGGCGTGGCGCCTACAAGGATCTCGGGGTGATGGTGGCCGAGATCGAACCGGACAAGGTCAAGCGTACCGCCGAGGCAGAGACCAAGCCGCCGGCCACCGTCTCGACGATGGGCATTGCCGTGTCCGATCTGAACGAGGCACAGAAGCGCGAACTCAAGCTGAAGAACGGCGTGCGGGTGGAGGTGGCCGATGGCGCCGCGGCACGCGCTGGCCTGCGCGAGGGCGACGTGATCCTGTCGCTGGACAACACCGAGATCACCAGCGCCAAGCAGTTCGAGGCCGTGGTCTCGAAGCTGGACAAGTCGCGCGCCGTCACCGCGCTCGTGCGGCGCGGCGACACGGTGAACTTTCTGATCATCCGTCCCGTGCGCTGA
- the lepA gene encoding translation elongation factor 4, with product MDHIRNFSIIAHIDHGKSTLADRLIQRCGGLSDREMEAQVLDSMDIERERGITIKAQTAALTYIARDGQKYTLNLIDTPGHVDFSYEVSRSLSACEGALLVVDASQGVEAQTVANCYTALELGVEVVPVLNKMDLPQADPQRAKEEIEDVIGIDATDAIPCSAKTGEGIDDILEAVLTRMPAPRGKAEAPLRAMIIDSWFDNYVGVVMLVRVVDGSLSKGERIRLMASDAVYGAEQLGVFTPKSVPRDTLNAGEVGFVIAGIKELQAAKVGDTITLEKKLPNNLGVATEALPGFKEIQPQVFAGLYPTEASEYDQLRDALEKLKLNDSSLRYEPEVSQALGFGFRCGFLGLLHMEIVQERLEREFDQDLITTAPSVVYEVELNDGTLLRVENPSKMPDLGRIKEIREPIVTVHLYMPQDYVGPVMTLANLKRGNQINMAYHGRQVMLTYEMPLAEIVLDFFDKLKSVSRGYASMDYEFKEYRAADVVKVDILLNGEKVDALSIIVHRSQSAYRSRAVVSKMRELISRQMYDVAVQAAIGANIIARETIKALRKNVLAKCYGGDISRKRKLLEKQKAGKKRMKQIGSVEVPQEAFLAILQVDD from the coding sequence ATGGACCACATCCGCAACTTCTCCATCATTGCCCACATCGATCACGGCAAGAGCACGCTGGCCGATCGGCTGATCCAGCGCTGCGGCGGTCTGTCAGACCGTGAGATGGAGGCGCAAGTGCTCGACTCGATGGACATCGAGCGCGAGCGCGGCATCACGATCAAGGCGCAGACCGCGGCGCTGACCTACATCGCGCGAGACGGCCAGAAGTACACGCTGAACCTCATCGACACGCCGGGGCACGTCGACTTCTCCTACGAGGTCAGCCGCTCGCTGTCGGCCTGCGAGGGTGCCTTGCTGGTGGTCGACGCGAGCCAGGGCGTCGAGGCGCAGACGGTCGCCAACTGCTACACCGCGCTGGAACTCGGGGTCGAGGTCGTGCCGGTGCTCAACAAGATGGACCTGCCTCAGGCTGACCCGCAGCGTGCCAAGGAAGAGATCGAGGATGTGATCGGCATCGACGCGACCGACGCCATCCCGTGCAGCGCCAAGACGGGCGAAGGCATCGACGACATCCTCGAAGCGGTGCTCACGCGCATGCCGGCGCCGCGCGGCAAGGCCGAGGCGCCGCTGCGCGCCATGATCATCGACTCCTGGTTCGACAACTACGTCGGCGTGGTGATGCTGGTGCGCGTGGTCGACGGCTCGCTGTCCAAGGGCGAGCGAATCCGGCTGATGGCCAGCGACGCGGTCTACGGAGCCGAGCAGCTCGGCGTGTTCACGCCGAAGTCGGTGCCGCGCGACACGCTGAACGCCGGCGAGGTGGGTTTCGTGATCGCCGGCATCAAGGAGCTGCAGGCCGCCAAGGTCGGCGACACGATCACGCTCGAGAAGAAGCTGCCCAACAACCTGGGCGTGGCCACCGAGGCGCTGCCCGGCTTCAAGGAGATCCAGCCGCAGGTCTTCGCCGGGCTCTACCCGACCGAAGCGAGCGAGTACGACCAGCTGCGCGACGCGCTCGAGAAGCTCAAGCTCAACGATTCGTCCCTGCGCTACGAGCCGGAGGTCAGCCAGGCGCTCGGCTTCGGCTTCCGCTGCGGCTTCCTCGGCCTGCTGCACATGGAGATCGTGCAGGAGCGGCTGGAGCGCGAGTTCGACCAGGACCTGATCACCACCGCGCCGAGCGTCGTCTACGAGGTCGAGCTCAACGACGGCACGCTGCTGCGCGTGGAGAACCCCTCCAAGATGCCTGATCTGGGCCGCATCAAGGAGATCCGCGAGCCGATCGTCACCGTGCACCTCTACATGCCGCAGGACTACGTCGGCCCGGTCATGACGCTGGCCAACCTCAAGCGCGGCAACCAGATCAACATGGCCTACCACGGCCGCCAGGTCATGCTGACCTACGAGATGCCGCTGGCCGAGATCGTTCTCGACTTCTTCGACAAGCTGAAAAGCGTGTCGCGCGGCTACGCGTCGATGGACTACGAGTTCAAGGAGTACCGGGCCGCCGATGTCGTGAAGGTGGACATCCTGCTCAACGGCGAGAAGGTGGACGCGCTGTCGATCATCGTCCACCGCAGCCAGAGCGCGTACCGCAGCCGCGCCGTGGTGAGCAAGATGCGCGAGCTGATCTCGCGCCAGATGTACGACGTGGCGGTGCAGGCCGCCATCGGCGCCAACATCATCGCGCGTGAGACAATCAAGGCGCTGCGCAAGAACGTGCTGGCCAAGTGCTACGGCGGCGACATCTCCCGCAAGCGCAAGCTGCTCGAAAAACAAAAGGCCGGCAAGAAACGCATGAAGCAGATCGGCTCCGTCGAAGTGCCGCAGGAAGCGTTTCTCGCCATCCTGCAAGTGGACGACTGA
- the lepB gene encoding signal peptidase I — translation MGYLTGVLYGVLAFYLGGWYLGKWTGNFSLLLFILSVVTLAYWLAERFHFAPRRLVAARALEEQDTARRAQLAAQGISKIDTDLEPARERLLMQPWWLDWTAGLFPVILAVFLLRSFLFEPFKIPSGSMIPTLLVGDLILVNKYHYGVRLPVINKKIIPNNNPKRGDVMVFRFPRDPSIDYIKRVVGLPGDEVSFRNQKLSINGQEVPLEAMPAPGFYDEDSLRYFPEFKEKLGDVEHRILVNPQAQRPFGADGAYTFPFRENCRYSAEGVSCRVPEGHYFMMGDNRDNSEDSRYWGFVPDENIVGRAFFVWMNFGNPKRIGSFH, via the coding sequence ATGGGTTACCTGACCGGTGTGCTCTATGGCGTGCTCGCCTTCTACCTGGGGGGCTGGTACCTCGGCAAGTGGACGGGCAATTTCTCGCTGCTGCTGTTCATTCTCAGTGTCGTGACCCTGGCCTACTGGCTGGCCGAACGTTTCCACTTCGCGCCGCGGCGCCTCGTGGCCGCCCGTGCACTGGAAGAACAGGACACTGCCCGTCGCGCCCAGCTCGCCGCGCAGGGCATCTCCAAGATCGACACCGATCTGGAACCGGCGCGCGAACGACTGCTGATGCAGCCCTGGTGGCTGGACTGGACGGCCGGCCTGTTCCCGGTGATCCTGGCAGTCTTCCTGCTGCGATCGTTCCTGTTTGAGCCGTTCAAGATCCCGTCGGGGTCGATGATTCCGACACTGCTCGTCGGCGACCTGATTCTCGTCAACAAGTACCACTATGGTGTGCGCCTGCCGGTGATCAACAAGAAGATCATCCCGAACAACAACCCGAAGCGCGGCGACGTGATGGTGTTCCGCTTCCCGCGCGATCCCAGCATCGATTACATCAAGCGAGTGGTCGGCCTGCCGGGCGACGAGGTCAGCTTCCGCAACCAGAAGCTGTCGATCAACGGCCAGGAAGTCCCCCTGGAGGCGATGCCCGCGCCAGGCTTCTACGACGAGGACTCGCTGCGCTACTTCCCCGAGTTCAAGGAAAAGCTCGGCGACGTCGAGCACCGCATCCTCGTGAACCCGCAGGCGCAGCGGCCGTTCGGCGCCGATGGGGCCTACACGTTTCCCTTCCGGGAGAACTGCCGGTACAGTGCCGAGGGCGTGAGCTGCAGGGTGCCCGAGGGACACTATTTCATGATGGGCGACAACCGCGACAATTCCGAGGACTCGCGCTACTGGGGCTTCGTGCCCGACGAGAACATCGTCGGCCGGGCTTTTTTCGTGTGGATGAACTTCGGCAACCCGAAGCGCATCGGTTCGTTCCACTGA
- a CDS encoding DUF4845 domain-containing protein, with the protein MTAEPVSSRRQRGVTLFGLMFWAVLIGFGALVTMRVLPTINEYYTIQRAVEKIAKEGGTTVPEIRNAFEKQKQIEYSINSIEGKDLKITKENEKVVVSFAYDKEIELMAPVYLLIKYEGRSK; encoded by the coding sequence ATGACTGCAGAGCCTGTATCGAGCCGCCGCCAGCGCGGTGTCACTCTCTTCGGCCTGATGTTCTGGGCCGTGTTGATCGGATTCGGCGCGCTCGTCACGATGCGCGTGCTGCCGACGATCAACGAGTACTACACCATCCAGCGCGCGGTCGAGAAGATCGCCAAGGAAGGCGGCACCACCGTGCCCGAGATCCGCAACGCCTTCGAGAAGCAGAAGCAGATCGAGTACTCGATCAATTCGATCGAAGGCAAGGACCTGAAGATCACCAAGGAAAACGAGAAGGTCGTGGTGAGTTTCGCCTACGACAAGGAGATCGAGCTGATGGCTCCGGTCTACCTGCTCATCAAGTACGAGGGGCGCTCCAAGTAG
- the rnc gene encoding ribonuclease III: MDERLDELQQRIGHRFRQADLLPRALTHRSFGADHNERLEFLGDAVLSLAVSSLLFDRFAGSDEGDLTRVRAHLVREESLHRVALQVGLPEVLRLSEGEARGGGAQRASILADALEAVIGAVFLDGGFESARALVQRLFGEVIAGTDIGGWAKDAKTELQEWLQARRLPVPTYRISGTRGQAHAQTFEVDCEVPALGLTQAGEGKSRRQAEQEAARRMIDLLKASDRPGGPLRS; encoded by the coding sequence ATGGACGAACGACTCGACGAACTTCAGCAACGAATCGGCCACCGATTCCGCCAGGCCGATCTGCTGCCGCGTGCGCTCACGCACCGCAGCTTCGGCGCCGATCACAATGAGCGGCTCGAATTCCTCGGCGATGCCGTGCTCAGCCTGGCTGTCTCCAGCCTGCTGTTCGACCGCTTTGCCGGCTCCGATGAAGGCGACCTGACGCGCGTGCGCGCCCACCTGGTTCGCGAGGAGAGCCTGCACCGTGTCGCCCTGCAGGTCGGCCTGCCCGAGGTGCTGCGGCTGTCCGAGGGCGAAGCCCGCGGCGGCGGCGCGCAGCGTGCGTCCATCCTCGCCGATGCGCTGGAGGCGGTGATCGGCGCGGTGTTCCTCGACGGCGGCTTCGAATCGGCGCGTGCGCTGGTACAGCGACTGTTCGGCGAGGTCATCGCGGGCACCGACATCGGCGGCTGGGCCAAGGACGCCAAGACCGAGCTGCAGGAATGGCTGCAGGCTCGGCGCCTGCCGGTGCCGACCTACCGCATCAGCGGCACACGCGGCCAGGCGCATGCGCAGACCTTCGAGGTCGATTGCGAGGTGCCGGCACTGGGCCTGACGCAAGCCGGCGAGGGCAAGTCCCGCCGGCAGGCCGAGCAGGAAGCGGCACGCCGCATGATCGACCTGCTCAAGGCCAGTGACCGCCCCGGCGGCCCGCTCCGCTCATGA
- the era gene encoding GTPase Era: protein MTNTPSAEEPPAAQRCGLIAIVGRPNVGKSTLLNALVGQKISITSAKAQTTRHRITGIRTVGDSQFVFVDTPGFQTRHAAALNRTLNRTVQGVLTDVDVVLFVVEAGRFGLDDAKVLALIQGEAMKGKPVFLIANKLDAVQRRAELAPWLKSMQDRHAFAEFVPLSAKKAADVERLLGIVRPYLPEQPWFHEEDALTDRSDRFLASELIREKLFRLTGDELPYTSTVVIDKYEEEGNLRRIAASIVVERDAHKGMIIGAGGERLKRIGSEARQELEKLLDAKVFLELFVKVRSGWAADEDHLRSYGYE, encoded by the coding sequence ATGACGAACACCCCCTCGGCCGAAGAACCTCCTGCGGCGCAGCGCTGCGGCCTGATCGCCATCGTCGGCCGGCCGAACGTCGGCAAGTCGACATTGCTGAATGCATTGGTCGGCCAGAAGATCAGCATCACCTCGGCCAAGGCGCAGACCACCCGCCACCGCATCACCGGCATCCGCACGGTGGGCGACTCGCAGTTCGTCTTCGTCGACACGCCCGGCTTCCAGACGCGCCACGCCGCAGCGCTGAACCGCACGCTGAACCGCACGGTGCAGGGCGTGCTGACCGATGTCGATGTGGTGCTCTTCGTCGTCGAGGCCGGCCGTTTCGGGCTGGACGACGCCAAGGTGCTCGCCCTCATCCAGGGCGAGGCCATGAAGGGCAAGCCGGTGTTCCTGATCGCCAACAAGCTCGACGCCGTGCAGCGCCGGGCCGAACTGGCGCCCTGGCTCAAGAGCATGCAGGACCGCCACGCTTTCGCCGAGTTCGTGCCGCTGTCGGCCAAGAAGGCGGCCGACGTCGAGCGCCTGCTCGGCATCGTGCGGCCCTATCTTCCAGAGCAGCCCTGGTTCCACGAGGAAGACGCGCTCACCGACCGCAGCGACCGCTTCCTTGCCAGCGAACTCATCCGCGAGAAGCTGTTCCGCCTGACCGGCGACGAACTGCCCTACACCTCGACGGTGGTGATCGACAAGTACGAGGAAGAAGGCAACCTGCGGCGCATCGCGGCGTCCATCGTCGTCGAGCGCGACGCGCACAAGGGCATGATCATCGGCGCCGGTGGCGAGCGGCTCAAGCGCATCGGTTCCGAGGCGCGCCAGGAGCTCGAGAAGCTGCTGGACGCCAAGGTGTTCCTCGAGCTGTTCGTCAAGGTGCGATCCGGCTGGGCGGCCGACGAGGACCACCTGCGCAGCTACGGCTACGAGTAA